TCTACAACTCGCGGGGACGCAAGGAAGATCTCTCGCAGTTGAGCGACGACGAAGTGCTGGCCATGGCCGGCAACCTGACCAATGGCGTCCCGTACGCCACGCCAGTGTTCGACGGCGCTTCGGAAGCCGAGATCAAGGACATGCTGAAGCTGGCCTATCCGGACCACATCGCCGAACGCAAGGGGTTGACGCCGAGCCGCACGCAGGCCTACCTGTACGACGGCCGTACGGGTGAGCGCTTCGAGCGCCCGACGACCATCGGCTACATGCATTACCTGAAGCTGCACCACTTGGTGGACGACAAGATGCATGCCCGCTCCACGGGGCCCTACTCGCTCGTCACGCAGCAGCCGCTGGGCGGCAAGGCCCAGTTCGGCGGCCAGCGTTTCGGGGAAATGGAAGTGTGGGCGCTGGAGGCGTACGGCGCTTCGTATGTGCTGCAGGAAATGCTCACCGTGAAGTCCGACGACGTGCAGGGCCGTACCAAGGTGTACGAGTCCATCGTCAAGGGCGAACACGCCATCGAGGCAGGCATGCCCGAGTCGTTCAATGTGCTGGTCAAGGAAATCCGTTCCCTGGGCCTGGACATCGAACTGGAACGTTCTTAAGTACTAGGAGATAGGGTTTATGAAGTCTCTACTCGACCTGTTCAAGCAATTCACGCCGGACGAGCATTTCGATGCCATCCGCATCGGCATGGCGTCGCCCGAGAAGATCCGTTCCTGGTCCTTCGGCGAGGTGAAGAAGCCCGAGACGATCAACTACCGCACGTTCAAGCCCGAGCGCGACGGCCTGTTCTGCGCCAAGATCTTTGGCCCGATCAAGGACTACGAGTGCCTGTGCGGCAAGTACAAGCGCCTGAAGCACCGTGGCGTGATCTGCGAGAAGTGCGGCGTCGAAGTGACCCAGACCAAGGTGCGTCGCGAACGCATGGGCCACATCGATCTGGCCGCTCCCTGCGCGCACATCTGGTTCCTGAAGTCGTTGCCGTCGCGCCTGGGCCTCGTGCTCGACATGACGCTGCGCGACATCGAGCGCGTGCTGTACTTCGAAGCGTATGTTGTGACCGATCCTGGCATGACCCCGCTGAAGAAGTTCGGCATCATGTCCGAAGACGACCATGACGCGAAGCGCAAGGAATACGGCGATGAGTTCATCGCCAAGATGGGCGCGGAAGGCATCAAGGATCTGCTCGAGGGCATCGATATCGATCTGGAGATCGAGAAGCTGCGCGGCGATCTGACCGGCTCCGAGGTCAAGGTCAAGAAGAACGCCAAGCGCCTGAAGGTGCTGGAAGCCTTCAAGAAGTCCGGCATCAAGCCCGAGTGGATGGTGCTCGATGTGTTGCCCGTGCTGCCTCCGGACCTGCGTCCGCTGGTGCCGCTGGATGGCGGCCGCTTCGCGACCTCCGACCTGAATGACCTGTACCGCCGCGTCATCAACCGCAACTCGCGCCTGCGCCGCCTGCTGGAGCTGAAGGCTCCCGAGATCATCGCGCGCAACGAGAAGCGGATGCTGCAGGAAGCCGTCGATTCGCTGCTGGACAACGGCCGCCGCGGCAAGGCCATGACGGGCGCCAACAAGCGGGCGCTGAAGTCCCTGGCCGACATGATCAAGGGCAAGTCCGGCCGCTTCCGCCAGAACCTGCTGGGCAAGCGCGTGGACTACTCCGGTCGTTCCGTGATTACCGTGGGCCCGACGCTCAAGCTGCACCAGTGCGGCCTGCCCAAGCTGATGGCGCTCGAACTCTTCAAGCCGTTCATCTTCTCGCGCCTCGAGCAGATGGGCATTGCCACGACCATCAAGGCGGCGAAGAAGGAAGTCGAGTCCGGTACGCCGGTGGTCTGGGACATCCTGGAAGAGGTCATCAAGGAGCACCCGGTCATGCTGAACCGTGCTCCGACGCTGCACCGTCTGGGCATCCAGGCATTCGAGCCGATCCTGATCGAAGGCAAGGCCATCCAACTGCACCCGCTTGTTTGCGCGGCCTTCAACGCCGACTTCGACGGCGACCAGATGGCTGTCCACGTTCCGCTGTCGGTGGAAGCACAGATGGAAGCCCGCACGCTGATGCTGGCATCCAACAACGTGCTGTTCCCCGCTTCCGGCGAACCTTCGATCGTTCCGTCGCAGGACGTGGTGCTGGGCCTCTACCACGCCACCCGCGACAAGATCAACGGCAAGGGCGAGGGCATGGTGTTTGCCGATACGGGCGAAGTGCTGCGCGCGCTGGACGCCGGTGAGGTGGAGCTGGCCTCGCGCATCAGCGTGCGGCTGACCGAATACGCCCGCGACAAGGTCACGGGCGATTTCGTGCCCGAGACCAAGCTCGTGGAAACCACCGTGGGCCGGTCGCTGTTGTCCGAGATCCTGCCCAAGGGCCTGCCTTTCAGCAACATCAACAAGGCGCTGAAGAAGAAGGAAATCTCCAAGCTCATCAACGTGAGCTTCCGCAAGTGCGGCCTGAAGGAAACCGTGGTGTTCGCAGACAAGCTGCTGCAGAACGGCTTCCGCCTGGCCACGCGCGCGGGCATCTCCATCGCCATCGACGACATGCTGGTGCCTCCACAGAAGGCCGGCATCATCGAGCGCGCCGAGAAGGAAGTGAAGGAGATCGAACAGCAGTACGTCTCCGGTCTGGTGACGGCTGGCGAGCGCTACAACAAGGTGGTGGACATCTGGGGCAAGGCCGGCGACGAAGTGTCCAAGGTCATGATGGCCCAGCTGGCCAAGCAGAAGACCACGGACCGCCATGGCGCCGAGGTGGACCAGGAGTCGTTCAACTCCATCTACATGATGGCCGACTCCGGTGCCCGCGGCTCTGCCGCGCAGATCCGCCAGCTCGCCGGTATGCGGGGCCTGATGGCCAAGCCGGACGGCTCGATCATCGAAACCCCCATCACGGCGAACTTCCGTGAAGGCCTGAACGTGTTGCAGTACTTCATCTCCACCCACGGTGCCCGTAAGGGCCTGGCGGATACGGCGCTGAAGACGGCCAACTCGGGCTACCTCACCCGCCGCCTGGTGGAC
The DNA window shown above is from Acidovorax sp. NCPPB 4044 and carries:
- the rpoC gene encoding DNA-directed RNA polymerase subunit beta'; amino-acid sequence: MKSLLDLFKQFTPDEHFDAIRIGMASPEKIRSWSFGEVKKPETINYRTFKPERDGLFCAKIFGPIKDYECLCGKYKRLKHRGVICEKCGVEVTQTKVRRERMGHIDLAAPCAHIWFLKSLPSRLGLVLDMTLRDIERVLYFEAYVVTDPGMTPLKKFGIMSEDDHDAKRKEYGDEFIAKMGAEGIKDLLEGIDIDLEIEKLRGDLTGSEVKVKKNAKRLKVLEAFKKSGIKPEWMVLDVLPVLPPDLRPLVPLDGGRFATSDLNDLYRRVINRNSRLRRLLELKAPEIIARNEKRMLQEAVDSLLDNGRRGKAMTGANKRALKSLADMIKGKSGRFRQNLLGKRVDYSGRSVITVGPTLKLHQCGLPKLMALELFKPFIFSRLEQMGIATTIKAAKKEVESGTPVVWDILEEVIKEHPVMLNRAPTLHRLGIQAFEPILIEGKAIQLHPLVCAAFNADFDGDQMAVHVPLSVEAQMEARTLMLASNNVLFPASGEPSIVPSQDVVLGLYHATRDKINGKGEGMVFADTGEVLRALDAGEVELASRISVRLTEYARDKVTGDFVPETKLVETTVGRSLLSEILPKGLPFSNINKALKKKEISKLINVSFRKCGLKETVVFADKLLQNGFRLATRAGISIAIDDMLVPPQKAGIIERAEKEVKEIEQQYVSGLVTAGERYNKVVDIWGKAGDEVSKVMMAQLAKQKTTDRHGAEVDQESFNSIYMMADSGARGSAAQIRQLAGMRGLMAKPDGSIIETPITANFREGLNVLQYFISTHGARKGLADTALKTANSGYLTRRLVDVTQDLVVTEEDCGTSNGSVMRAIVEGGEVIESLRDRVLGRTTADEILHPETRAVLTAAGQMLDEDTLEELEAAGVDEVKVRTALTCETRYGLCAKCYGRDLGRGGLINLGEAVGVIAAQSIGEPGTQLTMRTFHIGGAASRAAIASSVEAKSNGVIGFNATMRYVSNTKGELVVIARSGEVIIQDEHGRERERHKVPYGATLTVKADQQVKAGTILANWDPLTRPIITEFAGQVKFENVEEGLTVAKQVDDVTGLSTLVVIDPKRRGSAKVVRPQVKLIDAQGQEVKIPGTDHSVTIGFQVGALIQVRDGQDVGPGEVLARIPVEGQKTRDITGGLPRVAELFEARSPKDKGMLAEITGTVSFGKETKGKVRLQITDPDGKVWDELIPKEKNVLVHEGQVVNKGESVVDGPADPQDILRLLGIEELSRYIVDEVQDVYRLQGVKINDKHIEVIVRQMLRRVVVESSGESGYIAGEQVERSEILNTNERLQGEGKIPATYTNVLLGITKASLSTDSFISAASFQETTRVLTEAAIMGKRDELRGLKENVIVGRLIPAGTGLAYHQARKAKEAMDDAERRAIADAEAAEMETTVPEEASEVEGSAVEGGSAE